A window of the Kosakonia radicincitans DSM 16656 genome harbors these coding sequences:
- a CDS encoding transketolase: MNPFSLSVDELEKKARAVRRRIIVLNAESPAGGHTGADLSQVEVLTALYFRILNCSPQTKESDERDIYIQSKGHAVGGYYCVLAEAGFIPVDWLSTYQHADSHLPGHPVKHKTPGIELNTGALGHGLPVAVGIALAAKRSNSARRVFVVTGDGELAEGSNWEAALVAAHYQLDNLIIINDKNSLQLAGPTKEILNTDPLDAKWRAFGMQVTECRGNDMADVVRTLEGLRPAGKPHVVIAHTTKGAGISFIQGRPEWHHRVPKGDEVELALEELKDE; the protein is encoded by the coding sequence ATGAATCCGTTTTCACTCTCTGTGGATGAACTTGAAAAAAAAGCCCGCGCGGTACGTCGTCGCATTATCGTGCTTAACGCCGAAAGCCCGGCTGGCGGGCATACCGGAGCTGATTTATCCCAGGTAGAAGTGCTGACTGCGCTCTATTTTCGCATCCTGAACTGCTCACCGCAGACCAAAGAGAGCGATGAGCGGGACATCTACATTCAATCAAAAGGCCACGCGGTCGGCGGTTATTACTGTGTGCTGGCCGAAGCCGGTTTTATTCCTGTCGACTGGCTTTCTACCTATCAACACGCCGATTCGCACCTGCCCGGCCATCCGGTGAAACACAAAACCCCCGGCATTGAACTCAACACCGGCGCGCTCGGTCACGGTTTGCCGGTCGCTGTCGGCATCGCGCTGGCCGCCAAACGCAGCAACAGCGCGCGCCGCGTTTTCGTAGTCACTGGCGATGGTGAACTGGCGGAAGGCAGCAACTGGGAGGCCGCGCTGGTGGCGGCGCACTACCAGCTCGACAACCTGATCATTATTAACGACAAAAACAGCCTGCAACTCGCCGGGCCAACCAAAGAGATCCTCAATACCGATCCGCTGGATGCCAAGTGGCGTGCCTTTGGTATGCAGGTAACGGAATGTCGCGGTAACGATATGGCCGATGTGGTGCGCACGCTGGAAGGCTTACGGCCCGCAGGTAAACCGCATGTGGTGATCGCCCACACCACCAAAGGCGCAGGCATCTCCTTTATTCAGGGGCGCCCGGAGTGGCATCACCGCGTACCGAAAGGCGACGAAGTTGAACTGGCGCTGGAGGAGTTGAAAGATGAGTAA
- a CDS encoding transketolase family protein, whose protein sequence is MSNSEHLATVMVNAFIDAVDNGMDLVPVVADSTSTAKISPFMQKFPGRVVNVGIAEQTLVGAAAGLALGGKIAVTCNAAPFLISRANEQIKVDICYNNTNVKLFGLNAGASYGPLASTHHSIDDISVLRGFGNIEIYAPSSPLECRQIIDYALAHVGPVYIRLDGKALPELHDESYRFAPGNIDVLRSGGDIALVAMGSTVHEIVEAATQLAAEGIEASVISVPSIRPCNISQLLAALKSHRAVVSVEEHNINGGVGSLVAEVLAEAGCALPLRRLGIADGQYAIAADRAATRARHQIDAAGVVKNARELLNARQ, encoded by the coding sequence ATGAGTAACAGTGAACACCTGGCGACGGTGATGGTGAACGCCTTTATCGACGCGGTCGACAACGGTATGGATCTGGTGCCGGTAGTGGCGGATTCCACGTCCACCGCCAAAATCTCGCCGTTTATGCAGAAATTCCCCGGCCGCGTGGTGAACGTCGGCATCGCCGAACAGACACTGGTCGGCGCTGCGGCAGGCCTCGCGCTGGGCGGTAAAATCGCTGTCACCTGTAACGCCGCGCCATTTTTGATCTCCCGCGCCAACGAGCAGATCAAAGTCGATATTTGCTACAACAACACCAACGTGAAGCTGTTCGGCCTTAACGCCGGAGCCAGCTACGGCCCGCTGGCCAGCACGCACCACAGTATCGACGATATCTCGGTGCTGCGCGGTTTCGGCAATATCGAAATCTATGCCCCATCCAGCCCGCTGGAGTGTCGGCAGATCATTGATTACGCCCTCGCCCACGTTGGCCCGGTCTATATCCGTCTTGATGGCAAAGCGCTGCCGGAGCTGCATGACGAAAGCTACCGCTTCGCACCGGGTAACATCGATGTGCTGCGGAGCGGTGGCGATATCGCGCTGGTGGCGATGGGGTCGACGGTCCATGAAATTGTCGAAGCTGCCACACAACTGGCAGCAGAAGGTATTGAGGCCAGTGTTATCAGTGTACCGTCTATTCGTCCCTGCAATATATCCCAGCTACTGGCCGCGCTGAAATCCCACCGCGCCGTGGTCAGCGTCGAAGAGCACAACATTAACGGCGGCGTCGGCAGCTTGGTGGCTGAAGTGCTGGCCGAAGCCGGATGCGCGCTACCGCTGCGTCGGCTTGGTATTGCCGACGGGCAATACGCCATCGCCGCCGATCGCGCGGCAACCCGCGCCCGCCATCAAATCGATGCGGCTGGCGTGGTAAAAAATGCCCGCGAACTGCTGAACGCACGGCAATAA
- a CDS encoding sugar ABC transporter ATP-binding protein: MSDLPVDDIILRTRGVSMLFPGTVALDNVDYNVWRGKVNVIIGENGAGKSTLMKILAGVQQPSVGTIELNGETVHFSDTRSAAAHGIGMVHQELNLFENLNVAENIFLGRELQKGVTPINEAEQEKRTAELLRRLDQPISPRELVGNLKVGQQQLVEIAKALAEDADILILDEPTSALSKTEVEILFRVIRELTRQGVSIIYISHRLEELMAIGDVITILRDGKFQAEAKVCDIDVPWIVREMLGSDPVSNFLSPGRTFGAPVLEAENITCVNASGVTTVNDVSFKVHAGEIVGIYGLMGAGRTELFECMLGTERNYLGKLWLDSKPVPQRLTPAERIRMGMSLVPEDRKRTGIFPISSVASNLTIASLWLRLQRGFTIATKDEEAVVTSTIGNLSIKVSSPEVEIQALSGGNQQKVVIGRSLLTNPKVLFLDEPTRGIDVGAKADVFRMMVQLSQQGIAVVFSTSDLKEIMAVSDRIMVMSGGKLTADIERARAEESALVTASAQGF; the protein is encoded by the coding sequence ATGAGCGATCTACCTGTGGACGACATCATTCTGCGCACGCGCGGCGTGTCGATGCTGTTTCCCGGCACCGTGGCGCTGGACAACGTCGATTACAACGTCTGGCGCGGCAAAGTAAACGTGATTATCGGCGAGAACGGCGCGGGCAAATCGACGCTGATGAAAATTCTCGCCGGCGTGCAGCAGCCGAGCGTCGGCACCATCGAACTGAATGGCGAAACGGTGCACTTTTCCGACACCCGCTCCGCCGCCGCACACGGTATTGGCATGGTGCACCAGGAGCTGAATCTGTTCGAAAACCTCAACGTCGCGGAGAATATTTTTCTCGGCCGCGAGCTGCAAAAAGGGGTGACGCCGATTAACGAAGCGGAGCAGGAAAAACGCACCGCTGAACTGCTCAGGCGCCTCGATCAGCCCATCTCGCCGCGCGAACTGGTTGGCAACTTAAAAGTCGGCCAGCAGCAACTGGTCGAGATCGCCAAAGCGCTGGCCGAGGATGCCGATATTCTGATCCTCGACGAACCCACTTCGGCGCTGAGTAAAACGGAAGTGGAGATCCTGTTCCGCGTGATACGTGAACTCACGCGCCAGGGGGTGTCGATTATCTACATTTCGCACCGGCTGGAAGAGTTAATGGCAATTGGCGATGTCATCACCATTCTGCGCGATGGCAAATTTCAGGCCGAAGCGAAGGTCTGCGATATCGATGTGCCGTGGATCGTACGCGAAATGCTCGGCAGCGATCCGGTGAGTAACTTCCTCTCGCCGGGAAGAACCTTCGGCGCGCCGGTTCTGGAAGCTGAAAACATCACCTGCGTAAACGCCAGCGGCGTCACCACGGTAAATGATGTCAGCTTTAAAGTGCATGCTGGCGAGATTGTCGGCATCTACGGCCTGATGGGTGCCGGACGTACCGAGCTGTTTGAGTGCATGCTCGGAACCGAACGCAACTATCTCGGCAAGCTGTGGCTCGACAGCAAACCGGTGCCGCAACGGCTGACGCCCGCGGAGCGCATCCGCATGGGCATGAGCCTGGTACCGGAAGATCGCAAACGCACCGGCATCTTTCCCATCTCGTCGGTAGCGAGCAATCTCACCATCGCCAGCCTGTGGCTGCGCTTGCAGCGCGGTTTCACTATCGCCACAAAGGATGAAGAAGCGGTGGTCACCAGCACCATTGGCAACCTGTCGATTAAAGTCTCCTCGCCGGAGGTGGAGATCCAGGCGCTCAGCGGCGGTAACCAGCAGAAAGTGGTGATTGGCCGCTCGCTGCTGACTAACCCGAAAGTGCTGTTTCTCGACGAGCCAACGCGCGGCATTGATGTCGGCGCAAAAGCCGATGTGTTCCGCATGATGGTACAGCTTTCGCAACAGGGGATCGCGGTGGTCTTTTCCACCTCCGATTTGAAAGAAATCATGGCGGTTTCTGACCGCATTATGGTGATGTCCGGCGGCAAACTGACGGCCGATATTGAACGCGCCCGGGCCGAAGAGTCGGCACTGGTAACAGCAAGTGCTCAGGGGTTCTGA
- a CDS encoding L-fucose/L-arabinose isomerase family protein: MSRIPQTLTMAVIIGNRGFFPSYLVAEAREQAIALFSRLGINTIMLDEAQTELGGVETRQDAKICAELFRAHRDEIHGVVVLLPNFGDEKAVAETLRLSGLNVPVLVQAEEDNLDKMGLATRRDSFCGKISLCNNLRQYGIPFTLTTQHVCALSGEVFEKDLKRFEQICRVVSSMRGVRVGAIGARPAGFNTVRYSEKLLERLGIAVETLDLSEVFTRIKTLRDDDIRVDEKRRLLLDNADASAIPADKLVTMAKLFVVISEWVIANDIDTTAIQCWTSLQENLGINVCSIMSVMSGQLMPSACEVDVMGALSMYALASANMSPASIADWNNNFGDDRNKCVLFHCGNFASASLESPHMGTADIIGTTVGKENTCGAVHGRLKAGALTYFRLSTDDLSGEIKAYVGSGQSVDDPLDTVGCRAVIQVPNLENLLAWICRNGFEHHVAMNHAASAEILHEAFTRYLGVETYLHQ, translated from the coding sequence ATGTCCCGAATTCCGCAAACACTGACCATGGCAGTGATCATTGGCAACCGTGGTTTCTTCCCGAGCTATCTGGTCGCCGAAGCCCGCGAGCAGGCCATCGCCCTGTTCAGCCGTCTTGGCATCAACACCATCATGCTTGATGAAGCGCAAACCGAACTGGGCGGTGTAGAAACCCGCCAGGATGCGAAAATCTGCGCTGAACTGTTCCGCGCTCACCGCGATGAGATCCACGGTGTGGTGGTGCTGCTGCCCAACTTTGGCGATGAAAAAGCGGTGGCGGAAACCCTGCGCCTTTCCGGGCTGAATGTGCCGGTGCTGGTGCAGGCCGAAGAGGATAATCTGGACAAAATGGGGCTGGCGACGCGCCGCGACAGTTTCTGCGGCAAAATCTCCCTGTGTAACAACCTGCGCCAGTACGGCATTCCTTTTACCCTCACCACTCAGCATGTTTGTGCATTAAGCGGCGAGGTATTTGAAAAAGACCTAAAACGTTTTGAGCAGATTTGCCGGGTGGTCAGCAGCATGCGCGGCGTACGCGTTGGCGCAATTGGCGCGCGGCCTGCCGGATTCAACACCGTGCGTTACAGCGAAAAACTGCTCGAACGGCTGGGCATTGCAGTAGAAACCCTCGATCTTTCCGAAGTCTTTACCCGCATCAAAACCCTGCGCGATGACGATATTCGCGTCGATGAAAAACGCCGCCTGCTGCTGGATAACGCCGATGCCAGCGCCATTCCCGCCGACAAACTGGTGACGATGGCGAAGCTCTTCGTGGTGATCAGCGAATGGGTGATCGCCAACGATATCGACACCACCGCCATCCAGTGCTGGACCTCGTTGCAGGAGAATCTCGGCATTAACGTCTGTTCGATCATGAGCGTGATGTCCGGCCAGTTGATGCCGTCGGCCTGCGAAGTGGACGTGATGGGCGCGCTGTCGATGTATGCGCTGGCGAGCGCCAATATGAGCCCGGCCTCTATTGCCGACTGGAACAACAACTTTGGCGATGATCGCAACAAATGCGTGCTGTTTCACTGCGGTAACTTCGCTTCTGCCAGCCTGGAAAGCCCGCATATGGGCACCGCTGATATCATCGGCACCACCGTCGGCAAAGAGAACACCTGCGGCGCAGTGCATGGCCGCCTGAAAGCGGGTGCTCTCACCTACTTCCGCTTAAGTACTGACGATCTGAGCGGCGAGATCAAAGCTTATGTCGGTTCCGGGCAGTCGGTCGACGATCCGCTCGATACCGTCGGCTGCCGCGCGGTGATTCAGGTGCCCAACCTGGAAAACCTGCTGGCGTGGATCTGCCGTAACGGCTTTGAACACCACGTGGCGATGAACCATGCGGCCAGCGCGGAGATCCTGCACGAAGCCTTTACCCGTTATCTCGGCGTCGAAACGTATCTCCACCAATAA
- a CDS encoding ABC transporter permease, whose product MKTTQSMAIVPRAGASLSRESILLLLLKLRTFIALFLIVGFFTATVPGFLSTGSLLIMIKHIAINAFLALGITFVIITAGIDLSIGATLGLCGMIAGWMITKGIVLPMFGIAIFPSVWVIVPLVLLTGGLIGAVNGWIITRYNVAPFICTLGTMYVLRGAAMLTSDGQTFPGLAGNPLLGNTGFDEIGAGTLFGIPWAIWLMIVLAAVIAYIARRLPFGRHVYAIGDNERAAELSGVRVKQVKIWVYTLSGLCAALAGIVVSAQLLASHPANGTAFEMNAIAAVVLGGTSLAGGRGTVLGTLIGAFVIGFLADGLVMMGVSEFWQMVIKGIVIIVAVIIDQMQNRMQQKAAVVAQKAVMEGK is encoded by the coding sequence ATGAAAACAACACAATCTATGGCCATCGTGCCGCGCGCGGGCGCATCGTTATCACGCGAAAGCATTCTGCTTTTGCTGTTGAAGCTGCGTACCTTTATCGCGCTGTTCCTGATCGTCGGCTTTTTTACCGCCACCGTACCGGGTTTTCTCTCCACCGGCAGCCTGCTGATCATGATTAAACATATCGCCATCAACGCCTTTCTGGCGCTGGGCATTACCTTTGTGATCATCACCGCCGGAATCGATCTGTCGATTGGCGCGACGCTCGGGCTGTGTGGAATGATCGCTGGCTGGATGATCACCAAAGGCATTGTCCTGCCGATGTTCGGCATCGCCATTTTCCCCAGCGTGTGGGTGATTGTGCCGCTGGTACTGCTGACTGGCGGGCTTATCGGCGCGGTAAACGGCTGGATCATCACCCGCTACAACGTTGCGCCGTTTATCTGCACCCTTGGCACCATGTATGTGCTGCGCGGCGCGGCGATGCTGACCTCCGACGGGCAGACGTTTCCGGGGCTTGCCGGCAACCCGCTGCTCGGCAATACCGGGTTTGATGAAATTGGCGCCGGGACGCTGTTCGGCATTCCGTGGGCCATCTGGCTGATGATTGTGCTGGCCGCAGTAATTGCTTATATCGCCCGCCGCCTGCCGTTTGGCCGCCATGTCTACGCGATTGGCGATAACGAACGCGCCGCCGAGCTCTCCGGCGTGCGGGTGAAGCAGGTAAAAATCTGGGTTTACACCCTCTCCGGGCTGTGCGCCGCGCTGGCGGGCATTGTGGTCTCGGCGCAGTTGCTGGCGAGCCACCCGGCTAACGGTACGGCTTTTGAAATGAATGCCATCGCCGCCGTGGTGCTGGGTGGTACGTCGCTGGCCGGTGGTCGCGGCACCGTGCTCGGTACGCTGATTGGCGCGTTCGTGATCGGTTTTCTCGCCGACGGGCTGGTGATGATGGGCGTCAGCGAGTTCTGGCAAATGGTGATCAAAGGGATCGTGATTATCGTGGCGGTGATTATCGATCAGATGCAAAACCGCATGCAGCAGAAAGCGGCAGTGGTCGCGCAGAAGGCGGTGATGGAAGGTAAATAG
- a CDS encoding D-ribose ABC transporter substrate-binding protein: protein MKKTLLQSVVLASMIAASGSLFAADNGLIAIITPSHDNPFFKAEADGAAAKAKELGYTTLVASHDDDVNKQNQLIETAIARKAKAIILDNAGADATVGPLEKAKAAGVPTFLIDREINKTGVAVAQIVSNNYQGAQLGAEKFAKLLNGKGKYVELLGRQSDTNASVRSQGYHDVLDDNPEMKMVAQQTANWSQTEAFTRMEAILQTHPDIVGVISGNDTMALGAEAALKAAGKNNVIVVGFDGSDYVRDSIINKGNIKATVLQPGWQQAQMAVVQADYFLKNGKAQKEEKQLMDCMLIDDSNASKLKMFNLSK, encoded by the coding sequence TGCATCCGGCTCGCTTTTCGCCGCAGATAACGGCCTGATCGCGATTATTACCCCTTCCCACGACAATCCGTTTTTCAAAGCGGAAGCCGATGGCGCCGCAGCCAAAGCGAAGGAGCTGGGCTACACCACGCTGGTCGCTTCCCATGACGACGATGTCAACAAACAGAACCAATTGATTGAAACGGCGATCGCCCGCAAAGCGAAAGCGATCATTCTGGATAACGCCGGGGCAGATGCCACCGTCGGTCCGCTGGAGAAAGCAAAAGCAGCAGGCGTGCCCACGTTTCTGATCGATCGTGAAATCAACAAAACCGGCGTGGCGGTGGCGCAAATCGTCTCCAACAACTATCAGGGCGCGCAACTGGGCGCGGAGAAGTTCGCCAAATTGCTAAACGGTAAAGGCAAGTACGTTGAGCTGTTAGGCCGCCAGTCAGACACCAACGCCAGCGTGCGTTCCCAGGGCTATCACGATGTGCTGGATGACAACCCGGAGATGAAAATGGTGGCGCAGCAAACCGCCAACTGGAGCCAGACTGAAGCCTTCACCCGAATGGAAGCCATTCTGCAAACGCACCCGGACATTGTCGGCGTGATTTCCGGCAACGACACCATGGCGCTTGGCGCGGAAGCAGCGCTGAAAGCCGCCGGAAAAAATAACGTCATCGTGGTCGGTTTTGACGGCAGCGACTACGTGCGCGACTCGATCATCAACAAAGGCAACATCAAAGCCACCGTGCTACAACCCGGCTGGCAGCAGGCGCAAATGGCCGTCGTTCAGGCAGATTACTTCCTGAAAAACGGCAAAGCGCAGAAGGAAGAGAAACAACTGATGGACTGCATGCTGATCGATGACAGCAACGCCAGCAAACTGAAAATGTTCAACCTCAGCAAGTAA
- a CDS encoding methyl-accepting chemotaxis protein, with protein sequence MHIIRNLKIKVVMLAILIIFTLLWGGVSFFSLHALSGLTDEVELTNVQQVNGDIINNASDRYYQVKLLMDRAIVYQANNDTQNYQQTIERIGKDIDFLQGGLNQFKVTDHANISTTATDNIYNSSLTLFNQAITPMFAAIKENNAASYAQLSKDQFSPLRSGFSQAIVAYNQEIHDLKSAANGRIASWVSVTRTIIIIAMVIGLAMLVLSERYLALCLGRSLEWVKQHLQVLSVGSLDKPTKDLGRNEVGQLIPYLATMQENWVKTVAQIRNSAGEIYQGASEIASGNTDLSSRTEEQAAALTQTAASMEELSAVVKQNADNANQASQLAKTASEAVNTGEERVQAVIASMKNITESSQKITDIINVIDSIAFQTNILALNAAVEAARAGEQGRGFAVVASEVRNLAQRSAGAAKEIKTLIDESVVNVNNGYDQVTLTSESMDNILRSVTSVTDIMGEIASASSEQSKGIGQVGTAISQMDGVTQQNAALVEESSATSSSLEQQAYQLTEIVSVFKLPGDVAAQSAASKPASKAPKAGKPVLRPALASASKAPDSEWEAF encoded by the coding sequence ATGCACATAATTCGAAATTTAAAAATCAAGGTCGTGATGCTTGCGATCCTGATCATTTTTACTCTGCTCTGGGGCGGCGTGTCGTTTTTCTCTCTGCATGCATTAAGCGGCTTAACGGACGAAGTTGAACTCACCAACGTTCAGCAGGTAAACGGTGACATTATCAATAACGCCAGCGACCGTTACTATCAGGTGAAACTGCTGATGGATCGCGCAATCGTTTACCAGGCAAATAACGATACCCAAAACTACCAACAAACCATCGAGCGCATCGGCAAAGATATCGACTTTCTGCAGGGCGGGTTGAACCAGTTTAAAGTCACCGACCACGCCAATATCAGCACTACTGCTACGGACAATATCTACAACAGCTCGCTGACGCTGTTTAACCAGGCCATCACCCCCATGTTTGCCGCTATCAAGGAGAACAACGCCGCGAGTTATGCGCAACTGTCGAAAGATCAGTTCAGCCCGCTGCGCAGCGGTTTTTCGCAGGCAATCGTCGCTTATAACCAGGAGATTCACGATCTGAAATCCGCGGCGAATGGGCGTATTGCCAGTTGGGTGTCGGTGACGCGCACCATCATTATTATCGCGATGGTCATTGGCCTGGCGATGCTGGTGCTGTCGGAACGTTACCTGGCGCTGTGCCTGGGGCGTTCGCTGGAGTGGGTGAAACAGCATTTGCAGGTGCTGTCGGTCGGGAGCCTGGATAAACCGACGAAAGATCTGGGGCGCAACGAAGTCGGGCAGTTGATCCCATATCTGGCAACGATGCAGGAGAACTGGGTGAAAACCGTCGCGCAGATCCGTAACAGCGCCGGAGAAATCTACCAGGGCGCCAGCGAAATCGCCTCCGGGAATACCGATCTCTCTTCGCGCACTGAAGAGCAGGCTGCGGCATTGACGCAAACCGCCGCCAGCATGGAGGAGTTGAGTGCGGTGGTGAAACAGAACGCCGACAACGCCAATCAGGCCAGCCAACTGGCGAAAACTGCGTCGGAAGCGGTGAACACCGGTGAAGAACGGGTGCAGGCGGTTATCGCCAGCATGAAGAACATTACCGAAAGTTCGCAGAAAATTACCGACATTATCAACGTGATCGACAGTATTGCTTTCCAGACCAATATCCTGGCGCTGAACGCTGCCGTGGAAGCCGCGCGCGCCGGTGAGCAGGGGCGCGGTTTTGCCGTCGTCGCCAGCGAAGTGCGTAACCTGGCGCAGCGCAGCGCCGGTGCGGCGAAAGAGATCAAAACGCTGATCGACGAGTCCGTAGTTAACGTCAATAACGGTTACGACCAGGTGACGCTGACCAGCGAATCGATGGATAACATCCTGCGTTCCGTCACCAGCGTGACGGACATCATGGGCGAGATCGCGTCGGCATCCAGCGAGCAGAGTAAAGGGATTGGCCAGGTCGGCACGGCGATTTCGCAAATGGATGGCGTCACCCAGCAGAACGCCGCGCTGGTGGAAGAGTCTTCCGCCACCTCCAGTTCGCTGGAACAGCAGGCTTACCAACTGACCGAAATCGTGTCGGTGTTTAAACTGCCGGGCGATGTTGCTGCGCAAAGCGCCGCCAGCAAACCGGCATCGAAAGCGCCGAAAGCCGGAAAACCGGTGCTGCGCCCGGCATTAGCCAGCGCCAGCAAAGCGCCGGATAGCGAGTGGGAAGCGTTCTGA
- a CDS encoding DUF2291 family protein, translated as MWLKQWGNALAGCVALLLTACTVVDLDENGKPIMPADPHAKASFDNQTPQQIAQQTWQERVINAAHQHALSADTLAAQQKNPAAAPQSVFVRLTSQVERIDTSNEREQQMLINVNGQPLPVQLGPVIRGNAIRDATGFKFEDFTNQVQFAQLSRAYNREAAKHLPKVDASWAGKPVTVLIAVTLSGGKLDDAVALELQQEAQ; from the coding sequence ATGTGGTTAAAACAATGGGGTAATGCGCTCGCAGGGTGCGTTGCCCTGTTGCTCACGGCCTGCACCGTGGTGGATCTGGATGAGAACGGCAAGCCGATTATGCCTGCCGATCCGCATGCCAAAGCCAGCTTTGACAACCAGACGCCGCAGCAGATCGCGCAACAAACCTGGCAGGAACGCGTGATCAACGCCGCGCACCAACATGCGCTGAGCGCCGACACGCTGGCCGCCCAACAAAAAAACCCGGCCGCCGCGCCGCAGAGCGTCTTTGTCCGGCTGACAAGCCAGGTCGAACGCATTGATACCAGTAATGAACGCGAACAGCAGATGCTGATTAACGTTAACGGGCAACCGCTGCCGGTGCAGCTTGGCCCGGTAATACGCGGTAACGCAATTCGCGATGCTACCGGTTTTAAATTTGAAGACTTTACCAACCAGGTCCAGTTTGCGCAGCTTTCCCGCGCCTATAACCGTGAAGCAGCAAAACATCTGCCAAAAGTTGACGCCAGCTGGGCCGGAAAACCGGTCACCGTACTGATAGCGGTCACGCTCAGCGGCGGCAAGCTTGATGACGCCGTGGCACTGGAGTTGCAACAGGAGGCACAGTAA
- a CDS encoding sugar-binding transcriptional regulator, translated as MSKQDEQRLLVKIATLYYNENKKQSEIATLLHLSQSFVSRALTRCQKEGLVKITVVQPTNIFVALEKAIEQQYGIRQAIVVDIGENPANAAIKHAIGSAAAHYVETRLRPEDLVGISSWSSTIRCMVDEMHPQSIRAAGVIQLLGGVGPNGNVQATILTQQLAAHLGCPAWLLPSQSIEHSVDERARLVNSPDVAAVVAKFAEVDVAIVGIGELEPSQLLKNSGNYYNENMLKLLAERGAVGDICLHYYDAAGNPVLSHEEDPVIGMELAQIRQCPQVIALAGGIEKRNAIRGALQGNYIDVLITDYPTARSLVQAE; from the coding sequence ATGTCAAAGCAGGATGAACAGCGGCTGCTGGTGAAAATCGCCACGCTTTATTACAACGAAAATAAAAAACAGTCTGAGATCGCGACGCTGCTGCACCTTTCGCAATCCTTTGTTTCGCGCGCGCTGACGCGCTGCCAGAAAGAGGGGCTGGTGAAAATCACCGTTGTGCAGCCGACCAATATTTTTGTCGCGCTGGAGAAGGCGATCGAGCAGCAGTACGGCATACGGCAGGCGATTGTCGTGGATATCGGGGAAAATCCCGCTAACGCGGCGATAAAACACGCCATCGGCAGCGCGGCGGCGCACTATGTCGAAACGCGTCTGCGCCCGGAAGACCTGGTTGGGATCTCGTCGTGGAGCAGCACCATTCGCTGCATGGTGGATGAGATGCACCCGCAGAGTATCCGCGCAGCCGGGGTGATTCAGCTGTTGGGTGGCGTCGGGCCGAACGGTAACGTGCAGGCGACGATCCTGACGCAGCAACTGGCGGCGCACCTCGGTTGTCCGGCGTGGCTGCTGCCGTCGCAGAGTATTGAGCATTCGGTGGATGAGCGGGCGCGGCTGGTGAACAGCCCGGATGTTGCCGCCGTGGTAGCGAAATTTGCCGAAGTGGATGTGGCGATTGTCGGTATCGGTGAGCTGGAGCCGTCGCAACTGCTGAAAAATTCCGGTAACTACTACAACGAAAACATGTTGAAACTGCTGGCGGAGCGCGGCGCGGTGGGCGATATCTGCCTGCACTATTACGACGCGGCGGGCAACCCGGTGCTGAGCCATGAAGAAGATCCGGTGATCGGCATGGAACTGGCGCAGATCCGCCAGTGCCCGCAGGTGATTGCGCTGGCGGGCGGTATCGAAAAACGCAACGCCATTCGCGGCGCGTTGCAGGGCAACTATATTGATGTGTTGATCACCGATTACCCGACGGCTCGTAGCCTGGTGCAGGCTGAGTAA